The following proteins come from a genomic window of Takifugu rubripes chromosome 11, fTakRub1.2, whole genome shotgun sequence:
- the slitrk3a gene encoding SLIT and NTRK-like protein 3, which translates to MLWITLLSTIALGWTTPIPLLEDSQEIDEPCFEPCYCEAREGFFHVHCDSKGFTNVSQVAQIWSRPFKLNLQRNSMRKLYFNSFLHLNNSISINLGNNALQDIHAGAFNGLGILKRLFLHENKLEVFRNDTFLGLDSLEYLQADYNIIKRIESGVFRHLHKLRVLILNDNLIPALPNDLFRSVSLTHLDLRGNRLKTLPYKGMLEYIGRSLMEIQLEENPWNCVCEIVQLKTWLERIPYTALVGEITCEYPFHLHGKDLREIKQGELCPLSSDAEIEAKLGIPRIPFSSDNTWPTKPSSMLSSFHNTASSVEYKVRAPKPTKRPRPTKNPPTPRSVYPGLNQPPVAGYQTRPPIPIICPVGCTCNLHINDLGLTVNCKEKGFHNISELLPRPLNAKKLYLSGNLIQKIYRSDFWNFSSLDLLHLGNNRISYVQEGAFVNLPNLKSLYLNGNDIEQLTTGMFRGLHMLSYLYFEYNVIREIQPNSLSLMPNLQLVFLNDNLLRSLPIDAFAGTNLARLNLRNNYFLYLPIHGVLEHLTSIVQIDLHQNPWECSCDIIPLKQWLEKLSSVIVVGDVICKTPEFAFGKDLRSLEVEVLCPEMKYSSGASPALPDDLTTGGSGTEEAHRGGSIPLSVLILSLLILFISAVFVAAGIFVFVLQRRKKLPFRKRSEVDLTKIQRQCRIFEDPPGQNNASNTGPPEKMMPSLHTHSHTHSHSHVYDYIPHPVTQMCNNPIYKPREGELSEEDRAQISEKKDTLSSKSSYRTLLEKEREWTLAVSNSQLNTIVTVNHTATDLTGFHKNGGLCPTVIESQRPTPTVGFADCLCGTVPKLKDIHVAHAHPPGMQYPDLQQDARLKETLLFTAGNVCYPDPVESNYLELRAKLQTKPDYLEVLEKSYRF; encoded by the coding sequence ATGCTGTGGATTACCTTGCTGAGCACCATAGCCTTAGGATGGACCACCCCAATTCCACTGCTGGAGGACTCCCAGGAGATCGACGAGCCCTGCTTTGAGCCCTGTTACTGCGAGGCCAGAGAGGGATTCTTCCACGTCCACTGTGACAGTAAAGGATTTACAAACGTCAGCCAGGTTGCCCAGATATGGAGTCGACCATTCAAGCTCAATCTGCAGAGAAACTCCATGAGGAAACTTTACTTTAACAGCTTTCTTCATCTTAACAATTCCATATCAATTAATCTGGGTAATAATGCCTTGCAAGATATCCATGCTGGAGCGTTCAATGGCTTAGGAATACTTAAACGGCTTTTTCTACATGAAAACAAACTTGAGGTTTTCCGCAATGACACTTTTCTGGGTTTGGACAGTTTAGAGTATCTCCAGGCAGATTATAACATAATCAAACGCATTGAAAGTGGTGTGTTTAGGCACCTTCATAAACTGAGAGTACTCATACTAAATGACAATCTCATCCCAGCACTCCCAAATGATCTTTTCCGTTCTGTATCGCTCACCCACCTCGACTTGAGGGGAAACAGACTAAAGACATTACCATATAAGGGCATGCTGGAATACATTGGGAGGAGCTTAATGGAAATCCAACTGGAAGAGAACCCATGGAACTGTGTTTGTGAGATTGTCCAGTTGAAAACATGGCTGGAGCGCATCCCTTACACAGCTTTGGTTGGAGAGATCACATGTGAATATCCATTCCACTTGCATGGCAAAGACTTACGAGAAATCAAACAAGGTGaactctgtcctctctcctctgatgCAGAAATTGAGGCCAAACTGGGAATCCCACGCATCCCATTCAGCAGCGACAACACGTGGCCGACCAAGCCCTCCTCCATGCTCTCTTCGTTTCACAACACAGCCTCATCAGTAGAATATAAGGTAAGAGCTCCCAAACCAACCAAAAGACCCCGGCCCACaaagaacccccccacccctcgtAGCGTCTACCCAGGACTAAACCAGCCCCCTGTTGCTGGCTACCAAACCAGACCTCCTATCCCAATCATTTGTCCAGTTGGGTGCACCTGCAACCTTCACATCAATGACCTGGGACTAACTGTGAACTGTAAAGAGAAAGGCTTCCACAACATCTCTGAGCTCCTGCCTCGGCCCCTAAATGCCAAGAAACTGTACCTCAGTGGCAACCTCATCCAGAAAATTTATCGTTCTGATTTCTGGAACTTCTCCAGTTTGGATTTACTGCATTTGGGAAATAATCGGATATCCTACGTTCAGGAAGGCGCCTTTGTCAACCTGCCAAACTTGAAAAGTTTGTACCTGAATGGTAATGACATAGAGCAACTGACGACAGGAATGTTTCGAGGCCTTCACATGCTGAGTTATCTTTACTTTGAGTATAACGTCATACGTGAGATACAGCCTAATTCTCTGTCTCTGATGCCAAACCTTCAGCTGGTTTTCCTCAATGACAACCTCCTTCGCTCCCTTCCCATAGATGCCTTCGCTGGTACTAACCTTGCTCGCCTAAATCTCCGCAACAACTACTTTCTTTACCTGCCCATTCATGGGGTCCTGGAGCATTTGACCTCCATTGTCCAAATCGATCTCCACCAGAATCCATGGGAATGCTCCTGTGACATCATCCCCCTGAAACAGTGGCTAGAAAAACTCTCCTCTGTCATTGTGGTGGGAGATGTCATCTGTAAAACCCCAGAGTTCGCTTTCGGGAAGGACCTACGTTCACTGGAGGTCGAGGTTCTCTGTCCTGAGATGAAATACTCCTCCGGTGCCTCACCAGCTCTGCCTGATGACCTAACCACAGGAGGTTCTGGCACAGAGGAAGCACACAGGGGAGGATCTATCCCATTGTCTGTCCTCATCCTCAGCCTGCTCATTCTCTTCATCTCCGCTGTGTTTGTGGCTGCtgggatttttgtttttgttcttcaacGCAGGAAGAAGCTGCCTTTCAGGAAACGTTCTGAGGTGGATCTGACAAAGATCCAAAGGCAATGCAGGATTTTCGAAGACCCACCAGGACAAAACAATGCCAGTAACACAGGCCCTCCAGAGAAAATGATGcccagtctacacacacacagtcacacacattcCCACAGTCATGTTTATGACTACATCCCCCACCCCGTGACTCAGATGTGTAACAACCCCATCTATAAACCCAGAGAGGGCGAGTTATCTGAGGAAGACAGAGCACAGATTTCAGAGAAGAAAGACACTCTCAGTAGCAAAAGTAGCTACAGAACCTTGTTAGAGAAAGAACGAGAGTGGACTCTGGCCGTGTCCAATTCTCAGCTCAACACCATTGTCACCGTCAACCACACTGCAACTGATCTGACAGGATTTCACAAAAACGGAGGCCTCTGCCCTACAGTCATTGAGAGTCAGAGGCCCACACCCACAGTGGGCTTTGCAGACTGTTTATGTGGGACAGTGCCCAAACTAAAGGACATACATGTGGCTCATGCACACCCACCAGGCATGCAGTATCCAGATCTTCAGCAAGATGCAAGGCTAAAGGAGACGTTGCTTTTTACAGCGGGGAATGTTTGCTATCCTGACCCTGTGGAGAGCAATTACCTGGAGTTGAGGGCCAAACTTCAAACAAAGCCGGATTACCTTGAAGTCCTGGAAAAATCATACCGGTTTTAA